One region of Haloprofundus salilacus genomic DNA includes:
- a CDS encoding arylsulfotransferase family protein yields the protein MAGRISLRVVFVALIALSVLAVGFGYASSATESTFESNLADDGVADPSAQIAPETDGITVVATDSNSWRGESADGPRARAELVAFNPNGSTLYYNDTHTRYWDVDPVKGTDATVEYLYADHLDPDECPDEWNASELGVDQETLDTYLDAHSDVNACTQNGIERVNLTTGEVERIYSVETPGKHSSRWHDGDRINETHYAVADILFDRMFVVNTETEEITWTWNASEEFETGETGGPYAEDWTHLNDVEVLDDGRFMLSPRNLDRVIFVEPGEGVQEDWTLGEEDNYDILNEQHNPDYISEENGGPAVIIGDSENNRVIEYQREDGEWTETWKWRDARMQWPRDADRLPNGHTLISDSNGNRVFEVDETGEIVWSVNIAFPYESERLGTGDESAGGQSAQSADIGSRDASIDEQFWIGVKNVIPGKYLNGLMYITPPWMGIPELFAIFVGLVGVVGLVVVEAAGFISRRRGGSTTDGDNVTTARDDD from the coding sequence ATGGCCGGACGGATTAGTCTCCGAGTCGTCTTTGTCGCTCTCATCGCACTCTCCGTACTCGCAGTGGGATTCGGGTACGCGTCGTCTGCGACCGAGTCCACGTTCGAAAGCAATCTCGCCGACGACGGCGTCGCCGACCCGAGCGCCCAAATCGCGCCGGAAACGGACGGCATCACCGTCGTTGCCACCGACTCGAACTCGTGGCGCGGCGAGAGCGCCGACGGCCCGCGGGCGCGCGCTGAACTGGTCGCGTTCAACCCGAACGGGTCGACGCTGTACTACAACGACACCCACACGCGGTACTGGGACGTCGACCCCGTCAAGGGCACCGACGCGACGGTCGAGTATCTGTACGCCGATCACCTCGACCCCGACGAGTGTCCCGACGAGTGGAACGCCTCGGAACTCGGGGTCGACCAGGAGACGCTCGACACCTACCTCGACGCGCACAGCGACGTAAACGCCTGCACGCAGAACGGTATCGAACGCGTGAACCTAACGACCGGCGAAGTCGAGCGCATCTACTCCGTCGAGACGCCCGGCAAGCATTCCTCGCGCTGGCACGACGGCGACCGCATCAACGAGACGCACTACGCCGTCGCCGACATCCTCTTCGACCGGATGTTCGTCGTGAACACCGAGACCGAGGAGATCACGTGGACGTGGAACGCCAGCGAGGAGTTCGAAACGGGCGAGACCGGCGGTCCGTACGCGGAGGACTGGACGCACCTGAACGACGTCGAGGTGCTCGACGACGGCCGGTTCATGCTGAGTCCGCGCAACCTCGACCGTGTCATCTTCGTCGAACCCGGCGAGGGCGTCCAGGAGGACTGGACGCTCGGCGAGGAGGACAACTACGACATCCTCAACGAGCAGCACAACCCCGACTACATCTCCGAGGAGAACGGCGGTCCCGCCGTCATCATCGGTGACTCCGAGAACAACCGCGTCATCGAGTACCAGCGCGAGGACGGCGAGTGGACCGAGACGTGGAAGTGGCGGGACGCCCGGATGCAGTGGCCCCGCGACGCCGACCGACTGCCGAACGGCCACACGCTCATCTCCGACTCCAACGGCAACCGCGTCTTCGAGGTGGACGAGACGGGCGAAATCGTCTGGAGCGTCAACATCGCGTTCCCCTACGAGTCCGAACGTCTCGGCACGGGTGACGAGTCCGCTGGAGGACAGAGCGCGCAGTCCGCGGATATCGGTTCCCGCGACGCCTCGATAGACGAGCAATTCTGGATCGGCGTCAAGAACGTGATACCCGGGAAGTACCTCAACGGCCTGATGTACATCACGCCCCCGTGGATGGGAATCCCCGAACTGTTCGCCATCTTCGTCGGTCTCGTCGGTGTCGTCGGCCTCGTCGTCGTCGAAGCCGCGGGATTCATCTCGCGACGGCGCGGCGGGTCGACGACGGACGGCGACAACGTGACGACGGCTCGTGACGACGACTGA
- a CDS encoding lipid II:glycine glycyltransferase FemX, with protein MAQSTTPPTDSIEKHGVSIAPATDDELKRWNDLVSQSPHGTVYHRLEALEVQADHAGAELTPLVGYKGQEPICLFPLFSLSKAGIQGVFSPPPDLWVSYLGPALLNFEHLKQRRAEKRHRRVVEAAVEWIDTVLDPSYTHFRTACGYDDPRPFEWNEFDVTPRYTYHVDLSPGEEELLDSFSSDARQNVRTDADYDIDVEGAAAIERIIEQVRLRHEEQGESYTVTPEFVTDLYRRLPDGSVRPYVLRADDEFVGGMVTLAHDDTVYRWQGGAKTDHDLPVNDLLDWQIMRDAMERGETTYNLVGANNPRLCDYKAKFAPEVVQYHSLGRRNAGLKVAAKFYRRFIR; from the coding sequence ATGGCACAATCGACCACCCCACCCACCGACTCGATAGAAAAACACGGCGTCAGTATCGCTCCGGCGACCGACGACGAACTCAAACGCTGGAACGACCTCGTCTCGCAGTCCCCGCATGGAACCGTCTACCACCGACTCGAAGCGCTGGAGGTGCAAGCCGACCACGCGGGCGCGGAACTCACGCCGCTCGTCGGCTACAAAGGACAGGAACCGATCTGTCTGTTCCCGCTGTTCTCGCTCTCGAAAGCCGGTATTCAGGGGGTTTTCTCGCCGCCGCCGGACCTCTGGGTGTCGTATCTCGGCCCGGCGCTGCTCAACTTCGAGCATCTCAAACAACGACGGGCCGAGAAACGCCATCGACGAGTCGTTGAGGCAGCGGTCGAGTGGATCGACACGGTCCTCGACCCGAGTTACACTCACTTTCGGACCGCCTGCGGCTACGACGACCCGCGGCCGTTCGAGTGGAACGAGTTCGACGTGACGCCGCGGTACACCTACCACGTCGACCTCTCGCCCGGAGAGGAGGAGCTACTTGACTCCTTCAGCAGCGACGCCCGCCAAAACGTCCGCACCGACGCTGACTACGACATCGACGTGGAGGGAGCGGCCGCTATCGAACGCATCATCGAACAGGTCCGCCTCCGTCACGAAGAGCAGGGCGAGTCGTACACGGTCACCCCGGAGTTCGTCACCGATCTCTACCGTCGGCTGCCCGACGGTTCCGTCCGGCCGTACGTGCTCCGCGCGGACGACGAATTCGTCGGCGGCATGGTGACGCTCGCACACGACGACACCGTCTACCGCTGGCAGGGCGGCGCGAAGACCGACCACGACCTCCCGGTCAACGACCTGCTCGACTGGCAGATCATGCGGGACGCGATGGAACGGGGGGAGACGACGTACAACCTCGTCGGGGCGAACAACCCCCGTCTCTGCGACTACAAGGCGAAGTTCGCTCCCGAGGTGGTCCAGTACCACAGTCTCGGGCGGCGGAATGCGGGTCTGAAAGTGGCTGCGAAGTTCTACAGACGGTTCATCCGGTAG
- a CDS encoding alkaline phosphatase family protein produces MVRESNTVRTLLIGLDAACLPVLDPLFEDGALPALRSVFEEGTAGPLASQVPPWTPSAWPSVYTGVNPGKHGVFGFLRFEGYDWDVVNASDVKARTLWEYLDEAGLTSVVVNAPVTHPPPEIDGAVVPGYIAPEAPDCHPAGLMDDLRDELGEYRVYAPPDAGETTESRIETYRELVRMRGEAFRYLADRFAPEFGFVQFQQTDTVFHECPGDDEAVRAVYEAVDRELAGILDACDPDTVVVVSDHGIGEYRGGEVRVNEQLAAHGFLETRRGGEGMPSWNRIATERLRPGTDGDDGIGDGTVGSDATTALLSTLARVGLTSQRLGRVLSRLGLASFVLRHVPSSAVEAASEQVDFPASSAYLRSRIELGVRVNLAGREPSGVVPESEYEAVRSALVDCLRATTTDEGDPVFERVARREAFFEGPYVEDAPDVVAVPADYNYFLTARLRGDVFDPDPQESWNHKFEGVVALAGGDVDTAAPLDGASLFDVAPTVLSTLGVPYDERMDGEPLAPVTAVGPRTYPSYDAETHRATADRVVETRLSDLGYLER; encoded by the coding sequence ATGGTGCGCGAATCAAACACTGTACGAACGCTTCTGATCGGCCTCGACGCCGCCTGCCTGCCGGTTCTCGACCCGTTGTTCGAGGACGGCGCGCTCCCGGCGCTCCGGTCGGTGTTCGAGGAGGGAACGGCCGGACCGCTGGCGTCACAGGTCCCGCCGTGGACGCCGAGCGCGTGGCCGTCAGTGTACACCGGCGTCAACCCTGGAAAACACGGCGTGTTCGGGTTTCTCCGATTCGAGGGGTACGACTGGGACGTCGTCAACGCCTCCGACGTGAAAGCGCGGACGCTGTGGGAGTATCTCGACGAGGCGGGCCTGACGAGCGTCGTCGTCAACGCGCCGGTCACCCATCCGCCGCCGGAGATAGACGGTGCGGTCGTCCCCGGCTACATCGCCCCCGAAGCCCCCGACTGCCACCCGGCGGGACTGATGGACGACCTCCGCGACGAACTCGGCGAGTATCGGGTGTACGCGCCCCCCGACGCCGGCGAGACGACCGAGTCGCGAATCGAAACCTACCGCGAGCTGGTGCGGATGCGCGGCGAGGCGTTCCGCTACCTCGCCGACCGGTTCGCCCCCGAGTTCGGTTTCGTCCAGTTCCAGCAGACGGACACGGTCTTCCACGAGTGCCCTGGGGACGACGAGGCGGTGCGCGCCGTCTACGAGGCCGTCGACCGAGAACTCGCCGGAATACTGGACGCTTGCGACCCCGACACGGTCGTCGTCGTCAGCGACCACGGCATCGGCGAGTACCGCGGCGGCGAGGTGCGGGTCAACGAGCAGTTGGCGGCCCACGGCTTCCTCGAAACTCGGCGCGGGGGCGAGGGAATGCCGTCGTGGAACCGCATCGCGACCGAGCGACTTCGGCCGGGTACCGACGGCGACGACGGAATCGGTGACGGAACTGTCGGCAGCGACGCGACAACGGCGCTTCTTTCGACGCTCGCGCGGGTCGGCCTGACGAGTCAGCGACTCGGCCGCGTGCTCTCGCGTCTGGGTCTGGCGTCGTTCGTCCTCAGACACGTCCCATCCTCGGCGGTTGAGGCCGCGAGCGAACAGGTCGACTTCCCAGCGTCGTCGGCGTATCTGCGCTCGCGCATCGAACTCGGCGTCCGCGTCAACCTCGCCGGTCGCGAACCGAGCGGCGTCGTCCCCGAAAGCGAGTACGAGGCGGTCCGGTCGGCGCTCGTCGACTGTCTGCGAGCGACTACGACGGACGAGGGCGACCCAGTCTTCGAGCGCGTCGCCCGTCGGGAGGCGTTCTTCGAGGGACCGTACGTCGAAGACGCCCCCGACGTGGTCGCCGTTCCGGCGGACTACAACTACTTTCTCACCGCCCGACTCCGCGGCGACGTGTTCGACCCCGACCCGCAGGAGTCGTGGAACCACAAATTCGAAGGCGTCGTCGCGCTCGCCGGCGGCGACGTCGATACCGCCGCGCCCCTCGACGGTGCCTCGCTGTTCGACGTCGCCCCGACGGTGCTGTCGACGCTGGGCGTCCCCTACGACGAGCGGATGGACGGCGAACCGCTTGCCCCCGTGACGGCGGTCGGTCCGCGCACGTATCCGTCGTACGACGCAGAGACGCACCGAGCGACGGCCGACCGCGTCGTCGAAACACGACTCTCCGACCTCGGCTATCTCGAACGATAA
- a CDS encoding DUF6293 family protein, producing MDGIRDIRSMRRVQIAPLGYERDRVFVPATQLNADRLYLLVNADDYSTVTYHETLRDDLEDAGVDIEEREVSLHDVCDVMGVTTTIAAEHSDDEVFVNISSGTNVAAVGAAIACMTTHATAFNVEPETYGHDIREAPLTSGVVDIGQLPDYPIESPTSEQIAVMGYVRDQTDQGYTVHKRDLIEFAEREELTFMTDAPTENRQSKYRRLDAHVVDPLESKGYLDLRRAGRRTLVSLTDTGESVYRAFEHKFQFS from the coding sequence ATGGACGGCATCCGCGACATTCGGTCGATGCGCCGGGTGCAGATCGCACCGCTCGGCTACGAACGCGACCGCGTATTCGTCCCCGCAACGCAACTCAACGCCGACCGCCTCTACCTCCTCGTCAACGCCGACGACTACTCGACCGTGACGTATCACGAGACGCTGCGCGACGACCTCGAAGACGCCGGCGTCGACATCGAGGAACGCGAAGTGAGCCTCCACGACGTGTGCGATGTGATGGGCGTGACGACGACTATCGCGGCCGAGCACTCCGACGACGAGGTGTTCGTCAATATCTCGAGCGGCACGAACGTCGCGGCTGTCGGCGCGGCCATCGCCTGCATGACGACGCACGCCACCGCGTTCAATGTCGAACCTGAGACGTACGGCCACGACATCCGCGAAGCACCGCTGACCAGCGGCGTCGTCGACATTGGCCAACTCCCCGACTACCCCATCGAGTCGCCGACGAGCGAACAGATCGCGGTCATGGGGTACGTCCGCGACCAGACCGACCAGGGCTACACCGTCCACAAACGCGACCTCATCGAGTTCGCCGAGCGCGAGGAACTGACGTTCATGACCGACGCGCCGACGGAGAACCGGCAGTCGAAGTATCGCCGCCTCGACGCGCACGTCGTCGACCCTCTGGAGTCGAAGGGATACCTCGACCTCCGCCGGGCAGGACGGCGAACGCTCGTCTCGCTCACCGACACGGGCGAGAGCGTCTACCGAGCCTTCGAGCACAAATTCCAGTTCAGCTGA
- a CDS encoding TspO/MBR family protein, producing the protein MVFDTVASAFDLSADDRKGLAACIALCELAGIVPGVLTCDEISDWYTTLERPASTPPGWAFAPVWTFLYVTMGVALYLVFRDNARSVRGRQALWAFVGQLFLNASWTLVFFGRRSIFGGLAVVTGLWLSVLTTLVAFARVNRRAALLFVPYFLWVSFAALLNARLWRLNRSDD; encoded by the coding sequence ATGGTGTTCGATACGGTCGCGTCCGCGTTCGACCTCTCCGCGGACGACCGAAAGGGTCTCGCGGCGTGCATCGCGCTCTGCGAACTCGCTGGTATCGTCCCCGGGGTACTGACTTGCGACGAGATTTCCGACTGGTACACCACGCTCGAACGTCCCGCGTCGACGCCGCCGGGATGGGCGTTCGCCCCCGTCTGGACGTTTCTGTACGTCACGATGGGCGTCGCACTGTATCTGGTGTTCCGCGACAACGCCCGGTCGGTCCGCGGCCGACAGGCGCTGTGGGCGTTCGTCGGCCAACTGTTTCTCAACGCCTCGTGGACGCTGGTCTTCTTCGGACGGCGGTCGATTTTCGGCGGCCTGGCCGTCGTCACGGGTCTCTGGCTGTCGGTGCTGACAACCCTCGTCGCGTTCGCTCGCGTCAACAGGCGCGCGGCGCTGTTGTTCGTCCCGTACTTCCTCTGGGTGAGTTTCGCGGCGCTGCTGAACGCTCGACTCTGGCGGCTGAACCGCTCCGACGATTGA
- a CDS encoding DUF7521 family protein: MTDPASLSVLVVALKTLTLVLGGLITYFAYKAYRRTGAVALRLLAIGFGIVTLGSLLAGIADQVLATEQLYALVVESGLTAVGFAVIVYSLYVD; this comes from the coding sequence GTGACCGACCCGGCCTCTCTGAGCGTGCTCGTCGTCGCGCTCAAGACGCTTACTCTCGTCTTAGGCGGGCTTATCACCTACTTCGCGTACAAGGCGTACCGCCGGACCGGCGCGGTGGCGCTTCGCCTGCTCGCCATCGGGTTCGGCATCGTCACGCTCGGATCCCTTTTGGCGGGTATCGCCGACCAGGTGCTCGCGACCGAACAACTGTACGCCCTCGTCGTCGAGAGCGGTCTCACCGCCGTCGGATTCGCGGTCATCGTCTACTCGTTGTACGTCGACTGA
- a CDS encoding winged helix-turn-helix domain-containing protein has product MVRKHPETVRAASLQEVLDALDDPDCRTIVRQLDDAMTARQLSNACDIPLSTTYRKLERLTDASLLEEQTEIRSDGHHTTRYWVSFQSVEIGLDEKREFEVTITRRPQSADERLADMWSELRRET; this is encoded by the coding sequence ATGGTGCGTAAGCACCCGGAGACTGTTCGCGCAGCCTCGCTTCAGGAGGTGCTCGACGCTCTCGACGACCCCGACTGTCGGACCATCGTCCGGCAACTCGACGACGCCATGACCGCACGACAGCTATCCAACGCCTGCGACATCCCCCTGTCGACGACGTACCGCAAACTCGAACGACTCACCGATGCGTCGCTGTTGGAAGAACAGACCGAGATCCGCAGCGACGGCCACCACACCACGCGCTACTGGGTATCGTTTCAGTCGGTCGAAATCGGCCTCGACGAGAAGCGGGAGTTCGAGGTAACGATAACCCGCCGTCCGCAGTCGGCGGACGAGCGTCTCGCGGATATGTGGTCCGAACTCCGGAGGGAGACGTGA
- a CDS encoding redox-regulated ATPase YchF, translated as MSYKIGLVGKPSVGKSSFFNAATMNDVPEGAYPFTTIDPSIGEAYVRVDCAAPEFDETCTPNVGFCSHGTRYVPAKLVDVAGLIPGAHEGKGLGNQFLTDLNEADVLVHVVDFSGETDIEGEPTEGHDPREDIDFLEDELDMWYLEILEKGIERYQGGYDGDEKYIEEDLAEQMSAFKIDKDRMKQVILAEGLELDPEAWDDDDRESLAREIRKRTKPMVIAANKMDKPVAQENYEEITADPDYDHLTFVPASAHAEKALKNAAEAGVVEYDAGDASFDIVNDVSVEQEAGLEQIREFVEEYEGTGVQAALEAALFDALGCIAIFPGSANGSKDEKGVFRDCFILPADSTTEDFAYHLHSDIGDGLLHGIDCRSGRQIGAGHELGHRDVVEILTTN; from the coding sequence ATGAGTTACAAAATCGGTCTGGTGGGAAAACCCTCCGTCGGGAAATCCAGTTTCTTCAACGCAGCGACGATGAACGACGTACCGGAGGGGGCGTACCCCTTCACGACGATTGACCCGAGCATCGGCGAGGCGTACGTCCGCGTCGACTGCGCTGCCCCGGAGTTCGACGAGACGTGCACCCCGAACGTCGGCTTCTGCAGTCACGGCACCCGATACGTCCCGGCGAAACTCGTCGACGTGGCCGGTCTCATCCCCGGTGCGCACGAGGGGAAAGGACTCGGCAACCAGTTTCTCACTGACCTCAACGAGGCGGACGTGCTCGTCCACGTCGTCGACTTCTCCGGCGAGACCGACATCGAGGGCGAGCCGACGGAGGGCCACGATCCCCGCGAGGACATCGACTTCCTCGAAGACGAACTCGACATGTGGTATCTCGAAATTCTAGAGAAAGGTATCGAACGGTACCAGGGCGGCTACGACGGCGACGAAAAGTACATCGAGGAGGACCTCGCGGAGCAGATGAGCGCGTTCAAAATCGACAAAGACCGGATGAAGCAGGTCATCCTCGCGGAGGGACTCGAACTCGATCCGGAGGCATGGGACGACGACGACCGCGAGTCGCTGGCGCGCGAGATTCGCAAGCGGACGAAACCGATGGTCATCGCGGCGAACAAGATGGACAAACCCGTTGCCCAGGAGAACTACGAGGAGATCACCGCCGACCCCGACTACGACCACCTCACGTTCGTCCCCGCGAGCGCGCACGCGGAGAAGGCGCTGAAGAACGCCGCCGAGGCGGGCGTCGTCGAGTATGACGCGGGCGACGCCTCGTTCGACATCGTCAACGACGTTTCGGTCGAGCAGGAGGCGGGGCTCGAACAGATTCGGGAGTTCGTTGAGGAGTACGAGGGGACGGGCGTGCAGGCCGCGCTCGAAGCCGCGTTGTTCGACGCCCTCGGCTGTATCGCCATCTTCCCCGGCAGCGCCAACGGCTCGAAGGACGAGAAAGGCGTCTTCCGCGACTGCTTCATCCTCCCGGCGGACTCGACGACGGAGGACTTCGCCTACCACCTCCACTCGGACATCGGCGACGGTCTGCTCCACGGCATCGACTGTCGTAGCGGCCGCCAGATCGGTGCCGGCCACGAACTCGGTCACCGTGACGTCGTCGAAATACTCACCACGAACTGA